GCGCGCCGGCGCTCTGGCCCGGTCCCGGATCGGCGGTGGCGATCAGGTCCCGGATGACCTGTCCCGCAGTCCAAGAGGGGTGGGCGGAACGGATGAGGGCGACGGTCGCGGAGACGTAGGCAGTGGCGTCAGAGGTGCCGTCGCTTACGGATACACCGCCGGAGTTGTCGTCAGACTGCACGTTTACGCCAGGCGCGGACAGCGTGACCCGCGAGCCGGTGTTGGACTGTGGCCAGATCGTGCCGTTGTGGTCGGTCGCCCCGATCGCAACCACCCCGGGGATTGAGGCTGGGATGTCGACGATGGACTGGGACTCGTTGCCAGACGAAGCAACGATGACGGCGCCGGCAGCGTCGGCATCTCGAACTGCCTTAATCAGGGTGTCATCAGTGGAGGTGAGACGCTGCGAGATGTTGATCACCGAAGCGTGGTGGCTGATGGCGAACTCGATGCCGGCTGCCATCTCGTCTACTTGGCCGTCCGTCTCCCCTGACGTGATCCGGACGGGGAGGATCTTGGATCCCGGCGCGAGGCCGTGAGACGGGCTACCGGCCCCGGCGATCATGACCGCCATCTCAGTGCCGTGCCCGTGTAGGTCCTCTTGCCCGTTGCCGGAACTCGTTGTGCCGCCGGAGAAATCAGCGCCGGAGAGCAGACTGCCTTGTGTATCGGGGATCTGAGCGACGCCGCTGTCCAGAACTGCGACCGTCACGCCCGCGCCCTTGCTGATCGCCCAATCCTGATTGGCTTTCAAGTACTGCAGCGGCCACTGACTCGACGAGTCCGCGGATGCAGGAGCAGCAACGCCTAGTGGCATGACGAGTAGCGCGGCCGCGACGATCGCGCTGCCCACCAGCCTGACGTGCCCGCCTACTCGATGACCGGGGGCACGATGCGTTGCGCGCTGTCCCAAAACCCGTCTTCCTTCGAATACGACGGGCGCTTGCCACGCTCGTCCTCGTCCTCGCCGCCGGCGGCACGCCGCCCGGCCAGCAAATTCAGACTATTGCCTTGCTCGTCCGTGGCGTCCTCGTAGACGGAGCGAACGCGTGGCGTGAGCGGTTCTTCCTCTTCGGGTTCGTCAAAGTAGCGGCCGCGGGTACGGCTTGAGGAACGGCCGCCGCTGCCCGAGCTCAGACCACCGCCGAGCCCGCCCATGCCTTCGCCCATGAGGCCGCCAGTGGATTCGCCTTCGGCACCACCGGCTCCGGCCTTCTCGCCGACTACGGGGCTTCGATTCTCCTCGAGCAGCTCGCTGTCCTTGCCGAGCGTCCTGCCGCGCTGCGTACCAGTGCCCGTTCCGCCGGTCACCTGCCCGTCACTCGAGCCCTCGCCGAAGTTGGTAGAACCCCCGCCTGAGCGGCCGT
This genomic window from Actinospica robiniae DSM 44927 contains:
- a CDS encoding S8 family serine peptidase, with the translated sequence MGSAIVAAALLVMPLGVAAPASADSSSQWPLQYLKANQDWAISKGAGVTVAVLDSGVAQIPDTQGSLLSGADFSGGTTSSGNGQEDLHGHGTEMAVMIAGAGSPSHGLAPGSKILPVRITSGETDGQVDEMAAGIEFAISHHASVINISQRLTSTDDTLIKAVRDADAAGAVIVASSGNESQSIVDIPASIPGVVAIGATDHNGTIWPQSNTGSRVTLSAPGVNVQSDDNSGGVSVSDGTSDATAYVSATVALIRSAHPSWTAGQVIRDLIATADPGPGQSAGAHSDQYGYGIVDPLKALQASAPTDTSNPLLGSASAAPTGGANSGVSPTDTAASTPGGNSTPKSSGNALVGGIIVLVVLAGAVLLIVWLVRRNRNRRGPGAPGGQPPYQGGGPGGPGYGYGVPPQQQQGSYQPPQYAQPPYSQPPSIQPPYPQPPAQYPAPQQYPTPPAPAPAQYPVQPPPQQQQPPEQQQNPYGYR